A region of the Polaribacter sp. L3A8 genome:
AAACCCTTCCAATATTTTCAGCCTTTTCTTTGCTGATTTTTTTAATCTTAGATTTACATTTTTTTACACCACTGCAGTCTTTTTTTAAATGAAAGGTTTTACTTGATTTTGTAGTACAAATAAAAACTTCTATTTCTTTAGTTTGAAAAGCAGTTAAGAAAGTAAAAAGGCTAAGGCTTAAAAATAGTTTTTTCATAATTATTTTATATCAATCAAAAATACATTATTTAAATTTTCTGAGCTTTTAAAGCTAAGCTCACAAGAATTAATATTAAAGTAAAAAAAGCTTTATTATTTATTCTAAAAAAAAACCTTACGGAAATTCGTAAGGTTTAAATATTCACTTTTCTTTTTCCATAGTTTCTTCCCGAAATTATTACTTCAAAACTAAACCTAAAAAACCACAAAATATTACGGGTTTCCGTAACCTAAATAATTTATGCTAAAAAAGTTTTAGATAAGTCCGAAATCTTTAGCAATAGCAACCAAATGCGCTGGATTATTCGCATTAAAATGTTCTTTTAAAAACTTTAATCTTTTTTCAATTGCACTTATACTAGAAGGAGACATTCCTTTTTCTTTTAATTTTTTACTAATAGCTTCCTGTACGAGTCCTTTAGACAAACAGTCTATTAGATAAATATCGAAATCTGTAATTTCAATTGCTTTTTTAGGGTGAATTTCAATATTTAAATCAGGTGAAATATAAAATTGAACTGAGTTAGACACTGAATCAATAGCATTTTTTAATTCTTTTAATCCGTTTCTACTCTTCCAAACATATCCTTGAATTTTTAAATTCTTATATAAATTCTGAATTCTATATGATTTATCTTCAACAGAAAAAACAATAATTTTTAAATCAAGAAATTCTTTTCTTATTTTTTCGATGAGCTCATCTCCCGATTTTAATTCTTGTGGTGTGCCATCATTCTTAAAAGATAAATCAGAAATAATTAAATCATAAGGTACACCATTTAGATTGGCGTTTTTAATTTTTAAGAAAGCTTCGTCACAATAAGAAATAAAATCTACCTCCTTTATCTTCAGTTCATCTAAAGCTATTTTAATTCCGCTATTAATAACATCAAAATCTTCTACAACTAAAATTTTTTCTATCATTTTTAATTTTTAAAATGGATATTAACTTTTAAACCTTTGTTGGGCTTATTTTCAAAATTAATGCTTCCATTAATAGTTTTTATACGGGTTTCCATATTTTTAAGTCCATTTTTAAAAATAATAGTATTCTCTTTAAAGCCTACTCCATTATCAGTATAGTTCATTTCTATATTGTGGTTTGTTTTCTTGCAAGCTAAAACAACTATACTCGCTTTACTATGCTTTTTCATGTTAACAAACAACTCATTAAAAACTCTATATATTACAATCTGTTTCTCTTTCTTTAAATTATTAAGATCTAAAGTAGATAAATCTTTTAAGATAATTTTAGAGGTATTAGAATTATACCCAGCTACTAATTCTCTAAAATAATTTTCAAAATCGGCACCCGTTTCAATTGAATCATTCTCGTGAGAAATTGCCCGAGTTTGAAGGTATATTTTATCTAAATCGTTTATAATTTCGACTGTTTCTATCTTAGGGTTTTGCACCTTAACAAGCGTATTAAAAATATCATTCCCCAATTCGTCATGTAACTTCTTAGCAATTCTTGTTTCCGTATTATAACTCTCTTGTAAAATTCTTTTTTTGTATTGATATTTTCTTCTATAAATTAAAATTAACAACCCGGATGTTAATAGAATACCAAGAATAAAAATATTTTTCTTATCACTATATTCTTGTTCTGCAACTAACTTATTTTCGGTAGCTAGTGTTTTAAATTTTTGTTTTTGTTTTTCTTCTTCTTCATAATTGTATTTAATCTTAGCAAATTTATATTGACGCTTTGTTTCTGCTTCTTGCAAACTATCTCTTAATCTAATACTTTCTTTATAATACTTAATAGATTTTTGAGGTGATTGAAAGTTGACAATTTTATCTATAGCTTCTAATAAGTCTTGTAAACTTTTTTCTTGCTTAGCTATTTTATACATTTCATTCGCATAAAACAATGATTTAGTATTGTCTTTTTTATTGAAGAACTCTGATAAATGGCTATAACTAGCAATTAAGCCATAATTATCTTTTTCTGTAATTCTGATTGATTTTGCTAATAACAACTCTTTTAATATAGCACTACTTACATCATTTAACCACTTAGTATGTGCTAAATTATCAATAATTCTGGCTTTTGTTTTCTGATGTGTAATGGTATCTTTTAATAAGTCTTCTAGAATTAAAATTGACTTAGAATATTTCTTTTGCTCCTTAAAAACATTAGCAACGTTGTTTTTATAAATAATTTTAGAACTTTTACTCTTCGAAATAAGAATACTTTTATTGTAATAAGAAATTGCTTCTTTATATAAAGACTGTTTCTTAGAATTTATAGCCATGCAATTAAATACTTTTGCTTTAAGGCTTGCGTTATTACTTTTTAAAAATTTTAAAGCTTGCACAGCAGTAGAATCACTACTAGAATAACTACCAAAATCTGACTCTAAAATGGCTAAATTGATTAAAGCATTACTTATATAAACACTATCTTTAGTTTTTAAGAAATATTTTTTAGAATTAGAATAATAAAAATAAGCACTATCCTTTAAATTAATTCTATTAAAATAATTACCAAGTTTAAAAAAAACTTTTCCCTGTAATTCATCGCTTTCTAAAACATTAGGTAGGTTTAACATTTTTTTTGAGAAAACAATTGCACTATCAATTTTAGGTAACTTACCATATAAATAGCTAATATTGTTATAGATTAAATACGTATCTGAAACCTCTAATTTCATTTCTTTAGCTATCTTTTTTGAAAACTTAAGCTTCTCTACATTATCTAATTTTTTATAGTTAGGGGTTTTTAATAATACCTTTATTTTAGATTCCTTACTTAAACTCTTTTCTTTTTCAACTTCTTTTTCACAAGATAAAAAAGCTAATAAAAGAAAAAAGAGGAATGCAACTTTTACTTGTTTCATTCCTCTAAAATACTATAAATATTTAGAAATATTAATCATCCTTTAAAGGATCTTCTTCCTCTACAGGATCTTGTCCATCTTCTCCTCCTGTTGCAGAAACCTCTAATTTTATAGATTCCTTTTCTAAGTTTTCATCTAAATCTGTACAAGATGTAAAAACACTGTTTACTAGCAATATAGCAAATACTAAACATACCTTTTTCATGTTACTTTCCTTTAAAAATTAAACAATAGTGTTGCCTCCGAATTTTAGAATTCAGCTTTTTATGATTAGCAACACATTAAAATTTAAAAGAGTCGCGCGCCTCTTTTGCGGGAAGTTGTAGATTGAAATAGCGTTATTCTTTTGTTTTCCCAATAAAAAAACACCGCTAGTTCATTCTGTTTTTTTAGTAATAACTCTCTTTCTTTTTTTAGAAAATTATTTCTTCTGCAAATATCTAAAGAGAAGAAAAACTATCGGTAACCAAGGTTTAGACAGTTTAAAACCAACAATAAATTGTCTATTTTTAGACAACCAAACAACCAACAATGATTAAAGCCCTTTTGACTGATTTTTTCAATGAGATTGAAAAAAAAGAAATAAAGAAAAACAAAAATGCCCAAGCTACTTTCTGGGTAGAAGAATTACAAGAAGTAACACCTGCAGATAAAAACTACATCAGTATAAGAAAGGCAACTCGCCTGTATAATAAATATATTGAAGACAGAGAACAGGTAATTGTTAAGGAGCCCAATAAATATCTTTTAGATTTTATGGCTCAATATTTAGGCTACAGTAGCTTTGAAGAATATCTAACTAAAAAAGAATTAACAACAGAAAATAATGAAAAGAAAACAACTATTATTCCTAAAAAAATTGAAAAACAATCATTTCTAAAAAAACATAAAAATACGGTTGTTATTGGCGTAAGTTTACTCTCTACTTTATTACTATTTTCCTTAGTTAAAAGCAATACAAATAATTCTGAAACGTGTATTATCTGGAAAGAAACTCATTTTGAAAAAAGTACTTGTTCTCTAAAAAAGTCAGTAGATAATTCTTTATATAAAATTGATATTGAAAATTTTAAAAAAATTGAAGTTACTAAAGAAACACCTTTTTTTAAAAATGGAAAGCCTCAAATTTGGTATGGAAAATCATCTAAAAGAAAAATGGAATACTTTACACAAAGGGGAGTTCATCCAGAAACATTAAAAGAATTAGATCCTATTACAGAATATATCATCAATAAATATGTATTCACAGAAAAAGCAGATAAAACTATTTTAAACTAAAAAAGCAGCTAATAAAATTAGCTGCTTTTTGTAAAATATAATTTAGAGAAAATTATCTAATTAACTTTCTATATTTAATACGTTTTGGCATTAAATCTCCACCTAAACGTTTCTTTTTATTTTCTTCATACTCAGAAAAACCCCCTTCAAAGAAATAGACTTCACTATTCCCTTCAAAAGCTAAAATGTGTGTACAAACTCTATCTAAAAACCATCTATCGTGACTAATAACTACTGCACAACCAGCAAAGTTATCTAAACCTTCTTCTAATGCTCTTAATGTATTTACATCCAAGTCATTTGTTGGCTCATCTAATAACAACACGTTTCCTTCTTCCTTTAAAGTCATTGCTAAATGCAAACGGTTACGCTCTCCACCAGAAAGTGTATTTACTTTTTTGTTTTGCTCACTTCCAGAGAAATTAAAACGACTTAAATACGCACGAGAATTTACTTGCTTACCTCCCATCATTACTAAATCTTGTCCGTCAGAAAAGTTTTCCCAAATTGTTTTCTCTGGGTCAATATCTGAATGTGCTTGATCTACATAAGCAATTTTAGCAGTTTCACCTACATTAAAGCTTCCACCATCAGGAATTTCTTCTCCCATAATCATTTTAAAAATAGTGGTTTTACCAGCTCCATTGGGACCAATAATACCAACAATTCCCGCTTGCGGAAGATTAAATTCTAAATTATCATATAATAATTTTTCTCCAAAAGCTTTAGAAACACCAGTAGCTTCAATAACATTTGTTCCTAAACGTGGACCATTAGGAATGTATATTTCTAATTTTTCGTCTGTTTGCTTCTGATCTTGACTCATCAATTTGTCATAATTCTTCAAACGCGCTTTTTGCTTTGTTTGACGACCTTTTGCTCCTTGACGAACCCAATCTAATTCTCTTTCTAACGTTTTCTGGTGTTTAGAAGCTGTTTTGCTTTCTTGTGCCATTCTCTTAGATTTTTGATCTAACCAAGCAGCATAATTACCTTTCCAAGGAATTCCTTCTCCTCTATCTAATTCAAGAATCCAACCAGCAACATTATCTAAGAAATATCTATCATGCGTTACAGCAATTACGGTTCCTTTATATTGTGCTAAATGGTGCTCTAACCAGTGTACAGATTCTGCATCCAAGTGATTGGTAGGCTCATCTAATAATAAAATTTCTGGTTCTTGTAATAATAATCTACATAAAGCAACACGTCTTTTTTCTCCACCAGAAAGTACACCAATTTTCTTGTCAGAATCTGGAGTTCTTAAAGCATCCATTGCTATTTCTAATTTGGTATCTAATTCCCACGCATTAGCAGCATCAATTTTATCTTGCAATACTGCTTGTTGCGCCATTAGTTTATCCATCTTATCTGCATCAGAATAAACTTCTTCTAAACCAAACATATCGTTTATTTTATTGTACTCATCTAAAATTGCAACTGTTTCTGCAACTCCTTCTTTTACAACTTCTAAAACTGTCTTTTCTGGATCTAATTGTGGCTCTTGTTCTAAGTACCCTACTTTATATCCTGGCGCAAAAGTTACATCACCTTGAAAATTCTTCTCTACACCTGCTATAATTTTTAATAAAGTTGATTTTCCTGATCCATTTAAACCAAGAATACCAATTTTTGCTCCATAAAAGAAGCTTAAGTAAATATCTTTTAAAACTTGCTTTCCTGTAGATTTATAAGTTTTAGACAACTTATTCATCGAAAAGATTACTTTCTTATCGTCGCTCATTGTATTATATATTAAAAAATTTGAAAAATTAAAAGTTTTTAAACAATTGCTTAAAAACTAAAACTACTACTGTAAACTGAGACTGTTTACTATTTTATACTCTTCCTTTTAAGGCATTAAAAACCCATGCAATACAAAAGAAACCAATACCTACAGTTGCAAAACCCCAACCAGCAACATCTTCGTATCTATAAGCTCCCATTAAAATTAGAATAATCCCCATTAAAAGCATTAACATGGTTGCCCATCCTAATACCGTATTTTTATTCATTCCCATAATTCGTAATTCGTTAGTTTGATTGGCAAATATCGGTAATTATTTGGTATTGCCCAATTATAGGCTTTAGTAAAAATCCTTTAAAATGGGTATATTATAAAGTAAGTAGCATTAAATGCTTAGTTTCTTGCTAGTTTACGCAAAGCCACCCACTGTTTCATTTTTTCTCTAGAATTACAAGCCGGATAACCAACTACTGATTCTCCTGCCGCTACATCACTAATAACCCCAGAACCTGCACCAACTTTAGCACCAGAATGTATTGTTACATGATCTTTTATAGAAGCGCTTCCGCCAATAATTACACCATCTCCTAAAGTTACAGAACCCGCTAAACCACTGTGTCCTGCCATGATACAACATCTTCCTAATACAGAATTATGACCTATTTGCACTAAATTATCTATCTTGCAACCATCTCCTAAAATAGTAGAACTAAATTTACCACGATCTACACAAGAATTTGCGCCAATTTCTACAGCATTTCCTATAACTACATTTCCAATATGTATTATTTTTACTAAACCTCTACCATCTGAACTTGGTCTATAACCAAAACCATCTGCTCCAATACTAACATTGATATGAAAAATACAATGACTCCCTATTTTACTGCGTTCTCTAATAACAGTACCAGACCAAATAACGGTTTCGTTTCCAATTGTAGTATCATCAAAAATAGAAACATTAGGATAAACTGTTACATTATCACCTAAAACTACATTTTTTCCGATATAAGAATTGGCACCAATTTTACATCCATTTCCTAACTTTACCGTTTTATCTATCACTGCTGTAGAATGAATATCTGTTTCAAAATAAGGTGGCTCTGGTTCAAAAGCCTCCAACAAAACAGCCATTGCCAAATCTGCATTTTTTACTTTAATAAATGCTTTTCCTTCTCCGGGTAAAATTTTTATTCCATCATAAACAATTGCTAAACTAGCGTTTGATTTTTCCCATAAACGTGCATATTTAGAACTCCCTATAAAGGTTACATTTCCTTTAATTGCACTTTCTATTTGCGCCGGAGCATTAATAATATCTTTACAATTACCAACTAATTCACCTTTTACAAGTGATGCTATTTCTTCTACAGAAAATGATTTCATAGATTATTTTTATTTTTTCTAAATGTACTATAATAATTATTAAAATAAGAAATTCCTATGATAACATAGGAATTAATTCATTTACTGTCTTCTACCTCCACCTCTATTAGGCCTTTCTGAATTATTATTTTGAGGTCTTTTAGGTTGTAAACTTTCTATTATATTTTTTTGATATTTTAACCACTTCTTATCTTGTTTTTCTGATAAGATACCTTTTAAAATTTCATTGAGTTCTTTTTCATTTTTATGAACGCTATCTTTTATTGGACGAATAACCTTTCTAACCTTTTCTCTAATATTTCTACTATTCTCATTATCTTTACCTTTAGAGATTGAGTTCATTAAAAGGTCTAAGTCCGAAAATTTTGTAGCATTTAAGAATAAAATTTCTTTTATTTTAAAATTATAATTTCTTAAAGCTTTGGTTACTGTATATTGTTTGTCATCATCTTTAAGCTTAACTTTCTTTATCACCTTATCAACATCATAATAAAAAATACCAGCAATATCTTTTGCCGTCAGTTTTTTTACCTCTTTTGTTTGATTTAATTCGGGGTTTTGTGATTGTTGTCTTCCTCCACCTCTAGAACGCTGTGCTGCTATATTAAACGTTAAAAAAAGGATTACAATTAAAAGTATTTTCTTCATTATGAATATTGTTTTTAAATATGTACTTCTTATTTAGATGCTAACTACCTAAAAAACTTGCACTTTTATTTTTTGAGAACAATAACCTTAACTTACATATTCTTTTCTATTAAAGACTAGCGGCTAATCTTGCCCCCTGATTTATAGCTCTTTTTGCATCTAATTCGCTTGCAAAATCTGCGCCTCCAATAACATGTACGTTTTTGCCCGCATCTAATAATGGTTGATACAATTCTTTAAAAGGAACTTGACCAGCACAGATAACAATGTTATCTACTTCTAAAATTTTTGCTTCTTCATTTTGAGTATAATGCAAACCTTTGTCATCAATTTTTGTGTAAGAAACTTCACCAATAAATTGGACTTTCTTTTTCTTTAAAGTAGATCTATGAATCCAACCAGTTGTTTTACCTAGATTACCACCAAATTTCCCTTTACTTCTTTTAAACATAAAAACTTCTCTTGGCGACGGATGAAATTCTGGTTTTACAGCTTCAATTCCTGCTCTTGCTTCTAAAGATTTATCAATACCCCATTCTTTTAACCAAGCGTCAATATTTAATGATGTAGATTCGCCTTCATGCGTTAAATACTCAGAAACATCAAAACCAATTCCTCCTGCTCCAATTACAGCAACACGTTTTCCTACTGGTTTTTTTAATTTTAACACATCAATATAACTCAATACTTTTGGGTGCTCAATGCCTTCTATTTTTAATGATCTTGGTTTAATTCCGGTTGCAATTACAATTTCGTTAAAATCAGATTTTAATAAATTGTCTGTAGCAACTCTTGTATTTAATTTTACCGTTACATTATGTAATTCTATTTGTTTTTTAAAATAACGCAGCGTTTCATAAAACTCTTCTTTACCAGGAATCTGTTTTGCGATGTTAAACTGACCACCTATTTCTTTATCAGCATCAAACAACGTAACAACATGACCTCTTTGTGCTGCAATTGTTGCCGCTGCTAACCCTGCTGGTCCTGCTCCAATTACCGCTATTTTTTTGGGGTTTGTTGTTTTAGAATACACCAATTCTGTTTCATGACAAGCTCTAGGGTTAACCAAACAGCTGGCTACTTTCTGTTGAAAAACATGATCTAAACACGCCTGATTGCAACCAATACACGTATTTATTTCATCACTTTTATTAGCTTTAGCTTTATTTACCCATTCTGGATCTGCTAAAAAAGGACGCGCCATAGAAACCATATCTGCATCTCCTTCTGCTAATATTTTTTCTGCCGTTTCTGGCATATTTATTCTGTTAGAAGTAATCAATGGAATTGACAATTCTTCTTTCATTTTTTTGGTTACCCACGTAAATGCAGCTCTAGGAACTGATGTAGAAATAGTTGGTATTCTAGCTTCGTGCCAACCAATACCTGTATTAATAATTGTTGCGCCAGCTTTTTCTATTTCTTTTCCCAATTGAACAACTTCTTGCCAAGAACTTCCATTTTCTACCAAATCTAACATTGATAGTCTGTAGATAATAATAAATTCTTCACCAA
Encoded here:
- a CDS encoding response regulator; translation: MIEKILVVEDFDVINSGIKIALDELKIKEVDFISYCDEAFLKIKNANLNGVPYDLIISDLSFKNDGTPQELKSGDELIEKIRKEFLDLKIIVFSVEDKSYRIQNLYKNLKIQGYVWKSRNGLKELKNAIDSVSNSVQFYISPDLNIEIHPKKAIEITDFDIYLIDCLSKGLVQEAISKKLKEKGMSPSSISAIEKRLKFLKEHFNANNPAHLVAIAKDFGLI
- a CDS encoding sensor histidine kinase, translated to MKQVKVAFLFFLLLAFLSCEKEVEKEKSLSKESKIKVLLKTPNYKKLDNVEKLKFSKKIAKEMKLEVSDTYLIYNNISYLYGKLPKIDSAIVFSKKMLNLPNVLESDELQGKVFFKLGNYFNRINLKDSAYFYYSNSKKYFLKTKDSVYISNALINLAILESDFGSYSSSDSTAVQALKFLKSNNASLKAKVFNCMAINSKKQSLYKEAISYYNKSILISKSKSSKIIYKNNVANVFKEQKKYSKSILILEDLLKDTITHQKTKARIIDNLAHTKWLNDVSSAILKELLLAKSIRITEKDNYGLIASYSHLSEFFNKKDNTKSLFYANEMYKIAKQEKSLQDLLEAIDKIVNFQSPQKSIKYYKESIRLRDSLQEAETKRQYKFAKIKYNYEEEEKQKQKFKTLATENKLVAEQEYSDKKNIFILGILLTSGLLILIYRRKYQYKKRILQESYNTETRIAKKLHDELGNDIFNTLVKVQNPKIETVEIINDLDKIYLQTRAISHENDSIETGADFENYFRELVAGYNSNTSKIILKDLSTLDLNNLKKEKQIVIYRVFNELFVNMKKHSKASIVVLACKKTNHNIEMNYTDNGVGFKENTIIFKNGLKNMETRIKTINGSINFENKPNKGLKVNIHFKN
- the ettA gene encoding energy-dependent translational throttle protein EttA: MSDDKKVIFSMNKLSKTYKSTGKQVLKDIYLSFFYGAKIGILGLNGSGKSTLLKIIAGVEKNFQGDVTFAPGYKVGYLEQEPQLDPEKTVLEVVKEGVAETVAILDEYNKINDMFGLEEVYSDADKMDKLMAQQAVLQDKIDAANAWELDTKLEIAMDALRTPDSDKKIGVLSGGEKRRVALCRLLLQEPEILLLDEPTNHLDAESVHWLEHHLAQYKGTVIAVTHDRYFLDNVAGWILELDRGEGIPWKGNYAAWLDQKSKRMAQESKTASKHQKTLERELDWVRQGAKGRQTKQKARLKNYDKLMSQDQKQTDEKLEIYIPNGPRLGTNVIEATGVSKAFGEKLLYDNLEFNLPQAGIVGIIGPNGAGKTTIFKMIMGEEIPDGGSFNVGETAKIAYVDQAHSDIDPEKTIWENFSDGQDLVMMGGKQVNSRAYLSRFNFSGSEQNKKVNTLSGGERNRLHLAMTLKEEGNVLLLDEPTNDLDVNTLRALEEGLDNFAGCAVVISHDRWFLDRVCTHILAFEGNSEVYFFEGGFSEYEENKKKRLGGDLMPKRIKYRKLIR
- a CDS encoding CAL67264 family membrane protein, with product MGMNKNTVLGWATMLMLLMGIILILMGAYRYEDVAGWGFATVGIGFFCIAWVFNALKGRV
- the lpxD gene encoding UDP-3-O-(3-hydroxymyristoyl)glucosamine N-acyltransferase translates to MKSFSVEEIASLVKGELVGNCKDIINAPAQIESAIKGNVTFIGSSKYARLWEKSNASLAIVYDGIKILPGEGKAFIKVKNADLAMAVLLEAFEPEPPYFETDIHSTAVIDKTVKLGNGCKIGANSYIGKNVVLGDNVTVYPNVSIFDDTTIGNETVIWSGTVIRERSKIGSHCIFHINVSIGADGFGYRPSSDGRGLVKIIHIGNVVIGNAVEIGANSCVDRGKFSSTILGDGCKIDNLVQIGHNSVLGRCCIMAGHSGLAGSVTLGDGVIIGGSASIKDHVTIHSGAKVGAGSGVISDVAAGESVVGYPACNSREKMKQWVALRKLARN
- a CDS encoding NADPH-dependent 2,4-dienoyl-CoA reductase, producing the protein MSKYKHIFEPLDLGFTTLKNRILMGSMHTGLEEEKNGLDRIAAYYAERAKGGVGLIVTGGISPNVQGWTGPFSSRMSTEKHAKQHQKITAAVHKEGGKICMQILHSGRYGYHPFSVAPSKIKSPITPFKPFKLTKSGIKRTIRDFVNSAELSHLAGYDGIEIMGSEGYLINQFIAKRTNKRTDDWGGDYENRMRLPIEIVRQIRESVGEEFIIIYRLSMLDLVENGSSWQEVVQLGKEIEKAGATIINTGIGWHEARIPTISTSVPRAAFTWVTKKMKEELSIPLITSNRINMPETAEKILAEGDADMVSMARPFLADPEWVNKAKANKSDEINTCIGCNQACLDHVFQQKVASCLVNPRACHETELVYSKTTNPKKIAVIGAGPAGLAAATIAAQRGHVVTLFDADKEIGGQFNIAKQIPGKEEFYETLRYFKKQIELHNVTVKLNTRVATDNLLKSDFNEIVIATGIKPRSLKIEGIEHPKVLSYIDVLKLKKPVGKRVAVIGAGGIGFDVSEYLTHEGESTSLNIDAWLKEWGIDKSLEARAGIEAVKPEFHPSPREVFMFKRSKGKFGGNLGKTTGWIHRSTLKKKKVQFIGEVSYTKIDDKGLHYTQNEEAKILEVDNIVICAGQVPFKELYQPLLDAGKNVHVIGGADFASELDAKRAINQGARLAASL